Part of the Micropterus dolomieu isolate WLL.071019.BEF.003 ecotype Adirondacks linkage group LG22, ASM2129224v1, whole genome shotgun sequence genome is shown below.
AAACAAGTTGCTAGGTGATTTAAAGTCTCGTTTTTTTCCTTTGCAGATACACAAACACTACTCGCTTTTCTCCAGCCTTCCCCAGATAGCTTGCTTGGCATTCCTTAGTTTCCAGTATCCCCTTCTTCTGTTCAAGGGCTTACAAGGCACTGAAAAGAACAATGCTACAGAGGTAAGTTTTGACCTGAGTGTAGTTCCTTTGACATGTCTGCTTCAAGATGGCTGTACAGCCCTTAAGGTGCAATTTGTTTGGCCTGCTTACATAACAAACTGGATACAAGCGTCTATGTTGAATAGTAGTCCACATCCACGTAAGCCTgaactatttaaaaataaatatttcactaaGACCCTGAATCTGTGCACATGAGGAACCTTTATAATCTGCCTGCTAATCAAGGGGCTTATGATGCTCATACAACCTAGGTTGAGGGGAAAATGTGAAGTCCAATGCGAGAGCCAGTTGCCTAATCATTTTAAGTAGATTTGATACTAAGTAAGTATCAAATCTATTTTAAGTAGATTTGTAATTGGTTTACATTATGTTCTTGATCAGATTATGAAAAGGTTGCCTTGTTTTTTCACTGATGAGACACaatgctgtgtttatttgatgCTAATCTCAGCATGGGTGTGACAAAGCTGGGGTCCCACAGGGACGCACCTGACGCCATAAATCTGACAGATACAGATTTCTTTTACCACCAAAACAAAGTTTGAATTTCTATCTAATTCAGGAATATGGAGGCCAAACTGAAGCATTTGTGACACACAAAAATGCAATCAATTAATTTATCTTTACCATACTGCCCTAGCCAATTTACAATCAACTATTATCACTATTACATGGATTCTGTCTATTATTCTGTTATTAGGATCTCAGCAGCAGCTACTATAAAGACTATGTGAAGAAAATGCTCAAGAAGAAGCCCTCCAAAATAAGGTGAGAATTGTAGCCTGTGATTTGCTGCATTGTTagactcactggccactttattagatACAACTTGCCAATGCAGGGTTGGACCATCTTGAACTGCCTCAGAcaatattgacatgatagcatcatgcagttgctgcagatttgtcagctgcacatccatgatgcgaatctcccgttccaccacaccccaaaggtgctctgttggattgggatctggtgactgtggaggccactggagtacagtgaactcattgtcatgttcaagaaaccagttttaGATGAtagagctttgtgacatggtgcattatcctgctggaagtagccatcagaagatgggtatgCTGTgttcataaagggatggacgtggtcagcaacaatactcagggaggctgtcgcgtttaaacgatgctcaagTGGGGGCACCAGGAAAATTTctcccacaccattacaccaccaccaccaacctcaaccgttgatacaaggcaggatggattgatgctttcatgttgtttacgcccaattctgaccctaccatctgaatgtcgcagctgaaattgaaactcatcagaccaggcaatgttttttcaatcttctattgtccaattttgttGAGCCTATGCAAATTGTaacctcagtttcctgttcttagctaaCAGGAGTGGCACCAgttgtggtcttctgctgctttaGCCCGTCTGCTTCAATATGTATTCTGCATACTTtgttggttgtaacgagtggttatttgcgttactgttgcctttctgtcatctcaaatcagtctgcccattctcctctgattctgacatcaacaaggcattccacacaactgccgttcactggatattttctctttttcggaccattctctgtaaaccctagagttggttgtgtgtgaaaatcccagtagatcagcagtttctgaaatacccagaccagcccgtctggcaccaacaaccatgccacttTTCAAAGTCAcataaatcccctttcttccccattctgatgcttggTTTGAACTTCAACAAgtttgaccacgtctacatgcctaaatacactgagttgctgccatgtagttggctgattagctgtttgtgttaacaagcaaatgaacaggtgtacctaataaaatgCCTGTACATGTTATCTTTGTCTTTTGACTTCTCTTCAGCCAATATAGCCTGAGGCTTATTTAGTTTAAACACAGCTGAAGGGAGGGATCTTTTACCCAAATAAGAGACTTGGATTTTCTTGTTTTGATGGCTGtgttacttttttaaagatCTTTTTGGGTATTTGAAACCTTTATTATAGACAAtggagagacaacaggaaaTGACTGAGAGAGAGACTTGAACCGGGGATGTTGGGGTTCATGCAGCGTTAAATGTGTACCTCTGTTTACCTTTCACCTCAGCACATCGAGCACAGAGACGCCAAAGCTCCCTCAAAGAATAATTGATGCTGTGAAGTCATACATTTATACACCAGAAGAAGGTAAATAGGTTGTCTTGGACTTGTGTTATGTATGGTCTAATGCCTTTTTAAGTATTATCTCCTGTTCAATTATAAACCTTTTTGTTTCCCAAACAGCTTTCCGTTTTCCACTGAAGTTGGCTATATCTGGTGTAGTGTCATTTATAACCGTGTATCAGGTAACTACCATATCTACTATTAGACTTTATAATCCAAAACAATCACACATAAGGACAAAGTGATCATCGCATACTGAATGTAATGTGTCCACCTTTGCTTTAGATAGAACCTTAAATGCATAGTCCAGTGAACAACTACCAGGtgatttaaataagaaaaagacatacaacatccatccatccatccatccatcgtcaaccgctcatcctgagtacagggtcgcggggacaTGCAACAATGTGTCTTAAATCTTTGAGTAGACCCAATCCTCACACTGGGCTTTGGCTTAACAATTTAAGTCCACAATTTGAACATCAACAGAATAAGTGCAACATGTGGGATTCACCTGAGAGTGAGCTGATTATCAGCAGTGGATGATCCAAATACGGTGCAGGCCTGTTCTAATTTCCACATCTGTAAAAGCCATTGCATTTCTAGGgtaagtttttttgtttgtttgtttgtttttctagtGATGAAtatgattaaatgtttttttttaggtgGGTCTTCTGCTGATCTCGTTAGTGGTGCCATCTCTTCAGACTGCCCGTTATGGAGTCGATGAAGACGTCGCCAAACTTTTAGCTGGCTTCAAGATTATGCTGTCTCCAGACAAACATGAAGTTGTCAGAATAGTGGTTTATTACGTGTGGTGTGTAGAAGGTGAGTGGAGAAAGCAGAAGCAGTCATTTAGCGATATTATAGATGCAtgtgtttatttagtttaatcACACATGGCTACATTGTTTTAAATCTGCAGAAAGCAATATAACAAGCTAATTGTCAATGAATGACATCCTCCCACAGTAAACGACCTGAATGCCGTGTGCTCTCTTTCCTGCAGTGTGCTATATCTCAGCGATGACCCTGTCTGGCTTGGTCAACCTGGCTATGCTCATGCGGTCCATGGTTCTGCATCGGTAGGTGTTAGAAAATAACTGTGTAATAGCTCTCTTTTTCTTCGTTTTCTATTCTCTTCCCAAAGTTTCCAAGAATTGAGAACATGCTTTTCATTCTGGGTCCTTTTTATTATAATGTGATGGTTCACAGAGGAGTTATTATAACATAATAGAGTACTAATCATGCAGACAGATAGAATAGCATTCACTCTGCACTAACTGCTGCTAGAATTGAAAATGGCCATTAAGATAAGAAATGAAATACTGTGCCATTACCATAAATTAAATGGGATTTTTCTGTGCGGAGTATTGAATTTGGTCGTATTCCAGGCTCATTTACCTCCTAAATTTACTATGTAATTAGTACATTTAAAGATGAAACATTTTGTGTATTGCATAGTGCTGcattgtcttgtgtttttgcttCTGTAGGTCAAACCTGAAGGGGCTGTACCGAGGAGATATCTACAATGTTTACAACTGCCAGAGAAGTATCAGGGCTTCCCGGCCAGCACTGGTCTGCTGGATGGGATACACCAGCTTCACGTCAGCTCACATCTGCATTGGTACATCTACATATTGAATACTAAATATAGATTATCCAACTGTATTTGCAGTATGCTTACGTTTATCTGGATcgcttttattttttgttttatcccTTCAGAAATGCTGCCAAACCTTAGATTTTGTTCTTCATGTTGAATGTTTTGTACAGTTAAATACTGTACCTTGCTCCTAAATAGAGGGTTGTGTTGTGAGATAGTGGTAAAACAGTAATGGatgcagatttttttaaaaaagaacatttcCTGCCATATTAAcagctgtgtgtctgttcaCACTCCTTATGTATCTAAATGTATTCTAGCAACAGATGAGCTACGTtagaatatgtttttaaaaatttgacAGGGTTTTACATGTGGTTTATGAAAGGAGACTTCTCAGGGTCTGTTCTTGAGAtttctaaaagaaaaacaaccccTCCCTTCACTGTGATATAAGAGAGGAGTGGACGTGTAGATTTGATGTTTGCCTGACAGGATGTAAGCTGTGAGGCCCTGAAGTTCTGATCTCTGTCCCCTGTAGGCATGATCATCCAGACCATGGTGTTCTTCCTCTGCCTTCTGGTCGCTGTCTTCCTCATTATCATGCCAGTACTGCACGGACAGAATCTGATCCTCTTTCAGATCCTGTTGAGCATGTGGTGAGCATCGTCACATATCTCTCACTCATTAAACGTCTGCCTGTGGACTGCGAGACCAAGGCACATTTCCTTGCTTTAACATTGCTGTTGTCATACAAAAACCTTATAACTTCAGTTTTAgcagatttttattatttagccTCAAAACCACCTTTATCAAACACTGGATGGCCTTAAAATGCATGTGTTGGTCTGTGTGGAATTGATGCTTTCTTAGTTCCTGAAAACTTTACTTAAAAACAGGCTTCTTAACTGCAATTTGGAGGCATTTGACCCAGGTGAGCCAGATATTCTATACTCTGACAGATCGTGATCAACGCAACCATATTACTCTCTGGCATGCTGGCCAGGCCAAAGCATTAAGTAGGCTTTAAGTGATATATTTTGCTGTCAGTTATCAAAAGGTTTTTTGTGCATTCTGTCTTTCTTGTGTCACCACAAGAGATATTTGATTGTTGATTTTGTCCTTTCAGGCCCTTCTGGCTGATGATTATCTTGGCTGTGTTGATTCAACATATCACTGGCAGGTTTTGCTTCATCAAGAAAACAGCAGGCACACGAGACCTAGACAACAGGTAGATCTACTGTTGCTATGTACTGTCTGTTGTGGTCACTTATTTATGGTTTGTGTAAGTGTTACCGTCATAAGTGCAGCAtattcatgtacagtatgtttggCGCATTGTACCGTATCTTACAGGGGTAATCTGTTCCTGCTTACTTACCTGCTGTTTCCCGTCAATGTTCTGATCGGGGTGCTACTGGCTCTGTGGCGCATGGTCATCACAGCCCTGTTTAACATTGTCCACATGGGGCGCATGGACATCAGTCTTCTTAACCGCAATGTGGAGGCATTTGACCCAGGTGAGCCAGATATTCTGCACCCTGACAGATCGTGATCAACGCAACCATATTACTCTCTGGCATGCTGGCCAGGCCAAAGCATTAGGTCAAGTTCAACGTCATCTGCATTTTTCATATAATGGGTAGCTTCACGTTGGCTGTCTACCTGCAAAATTAGCTCTGGGTCcattttatatatgtattcaaataaaaaaacaacaacagcaaggCATGGCTAGGGACTTCAGTCCCTTAGACTTCATACTCaattatattttacattgtactacagttttttcttttggtcTCAGAAACACAATGTTAACACATTCATTAGTATTAACATCATGCCTTTACCTTTTGTAGATGCCACTGTGTAGTTTTTTTCACTCTCACTGTGAAGGCAAAAAGGGAAGCAATTTTCTGTGAACAAATGCACTTTTACTGATCCCACTCGGAGCCCAGAAATGCGTATCCTATCCACTTTACCCTGCTAGCAGCTCAATGCAGCCCGAATGATATCTGTATTCTGTGCAGTGCGCTGGACTGTAATTGCACACCGATCTCTGAAATGGCTGCAGATTTAAGACATCTGTTGTCAGGAAAAGCAGGTGGtttaaaaaggggaaaaaaagaagtgtgattgtatgaCCATTATGTGTGATTGCTTCAAAGCCAACAGGGGTGTGGTCCTATGTGTTTATTGCTTTTGCCCAGTCAGAGTGACCCCCCctccctgtgtctgtctgcagcctACCGCTGCTATGCTCATTATCTGAAGATTGAGGTGAGCCAGTCTCACCCTGTGATGAAGGCCTTCTGCGGGATGCTGCTGCACTCTCTGGGACAGGAGATCAATGCTGCACAGAGGCCACGGGATGCTGAAGAGGGTCTGTAGCACAACACTTGCATCATAGTCTACCAACTCAACTCATTCCCCAAGTGCTAATTAATCAGCTGATGTGCACGCTGACTTGGTACTGTGGGTTCAGTGTATTCATACATGTAAAGGATAAGACTGGTGTTTATTCCTTACACTATTTACTATTACACAATACTTTGTGACTTCCCTACCCTGTCTTTGGTACTTTCATTCCTGCTGAAGAAGCAAATCTTTAAAAACGGGTCATAAATAGAACAAATTTGttgtagctaacgttactcaatGAGAAGCAAATGGAGCATTTTATAGGAACTATTTTCAATTgcagattaatacacattttgttctctagtgagtatttacagcatCAGGGTGGTGTGTACAGGACTCAAACTACAGTATCCATGTTCATGGTAATTAAAAGAACATGTAACCCTGTGCAACAATGTGGCTTATTGATGttgttttaaatagtttttggacaacaatggagctctttTGCACAGATGAATAAGGTACatcaggctttggctacacagGCAATACTTGTTCGTAGGGTCACGTTCAATTCACATATACATTAAAGTCAGTATCGCTTCTTtaatttctccagggagtgttTGAATTCAGAAACAGGTCACTGTAACACATAATCAGATCATAACATAATCTTGCACGCACAGA
Proteins encoded:
- the stra6 gene encoding receptor for retinol uptake stra6, translating into MDKDAPLDYEYPDLDPLPSKIEAEVIPPCDPIADDRLYHICITAISLVVMLILAILARRTKVGDGQKGLPGLLSPVNFLDHTQHKGLAVAVFGVLLCKLWGLIISPNPLPFIADTENKHNWVILGVFYYPALYYPLLACGTLHNKVGYVLGSLLSWTHFGVLVWQKIDCPKTPLIHKHYSLFSSLPQIACLAFLSFQYPLLLFKGLQGTEKNNATEDLSSSYYKDYVKKMLKKKPSKISTSSTETPKLPQRIIDAVKSYIYTPEEAFRFPLKLAISGVVSFITVYQVGLLLISLVVPSLQTARYGVDEDVAKLLAGFKIMLSPDKHEVVRIVVYYVWCVEVCYISAMTLSGLVNLAMLMRSMVLHRSNLKGLYRGDIYNVYNCQRSIRASRPALVCWMGYTSFTSAHICIGMIIQTMVFFLCLLVAVFLIIMPVLHGQNLILFQILLSMWPFWLMIILAVLIQHITGRFCFIKKTAGTRDLDNRGNLFLLTYLLFPVNVLIGVLLALWRMVITALFNIVHMGRMDISLLNRNVEAFDPAYRCYAHYLKIEVSQSHPVMKAFCGMLLHSLGQEINAAQRPRDAEEGIQLVQQEKKQLQASIAKRTRRHWHLLYTLVNNPSLVGTRKHFQRQTTESFLNGSLNRSAKVGSKKEAATKEAERAASN